The Candidatus Nomurabacteria bacterium genome has a segment encoding these proteins:
- the rplL gene encoding 50S ribosomal protein L7/L12 codes for MSEETKNDVVEETTAEETTETTAPEATETKAEEAAPAPAAEPAQTDAGQGGEKKEVPAEFKDLIEKIEKMSVLELNNLVKAIEDRFGVSAAAVAVAGPAASGDAGEEKSDFTVVLASAGDNKIAVMKVVKESLGLGLKEAKDLVDGAPSDLKTGVKKEDAEAMKKAIEEAGGKVELK; via the coding sequence ATGTCAGAAGAAACAAAAAATGATGTTGTAGAAGAAACTACTGCAGAAGAAACTACAGAAACTACTGCACCAGAAGCTACTGAGACAAAGGCTGAAGAAGCCGCTCCAGCTCCAGCTGCAGAACCTGCCCAGACTGACGCTGGTCAAGGCGGGGAGAAAAAAGAAGTACCAGCAGAATTCAAAGATTTGATCGAAAAGATCGAAAAAATGTCTGTTTTGGAACTAAACAATCTTGTAAAAGCTATCGAAGACAGATTTGGTGTATCAGCTGCAGCAGTTGCAGTAGCTGGACCAGCTGCTTCAGGCGACGCAGGAGAAGAGAAAAGCGACTTTACAGTTGTTCTTGCATCAGCAGGAGACAACAAGATCGCAGTTATGAAGGTTGTAAAAGAATCTCTAGGACTTGGACTAAAAGAAGCTAAGGACCTAGTTGATGGTGCACCTTCTGATCTTAAAACTGGTGTCAAAAAAGAAGACGCTGAAGCTATGAAGAAAGCTATAGAAGAAGCAGGAGGTAAAGTTGAATTGAAATAA
- a CDS encoding class I SAM-dependent methyltransferase, with amino-acid sequence MRKVAENTMLTPSGLFQMEKFIEDINKKSIPGAIVEAGCWKGGTGAYMAMIDKNRKVFLFDSFEGMPEPDTVDHKSGGKKGLKGGDLAVDENIVLTLKEKYNLKNIQVVKGYFENTLPVWKEKIGPIAILRMDGDFYSSTTDILENLYDQVSPGGYVVIDDWHDFNGCRKAIYDFFSKREEVPDIRDFPAFGKPYFKK; translated from the coding sequence ATGCGAAAAGTTGCCGAGAATACCATGCTCACTCCGTCTGGCTTGTTTCAAATGGAAAAGTTTATAGAAGATATAAACAAGAAATCTATCCCTGGCGCTATAGTTGAAGCAGGTTGTTGGAAGGGTGGTACTGGTGCGTATATGGCAATGATTGATAAAAATAGAAAAGTATTTTTGTTTGATTCTTTTGAAGGCATGCCAGAGCCAGATACGGTTGATCATAAAAGTGGCGGTAAAAAGGGACTAAAAGGGGGAGATCTTGCGGTAGACGAAAATATAGTTTTGACTTTGAAAGAAAAATATAATCTAAAAAATATACAAGTTGTAAAAGGATACTTTGAAAATACTTTGCCAGTTTGGAAAGAAAAAATTGGCCCGATCGCGATACTTCGAATGGATGGAGATTTTTATTCTTCTACAACCGATATATTAGAAAACTTATACGATCAAGTTTCTCCTGGTGGATATGTAGTTATCGATGATTGGCACGATTTCAATGGTTGCAGAAAAGCCATATACGACTTTTTTAGTAAAAGGGAAGAAGTTCCAGATATTAGAGACTTTCCAGCTTTTGGAAAGCCCTATTTCAAAAAATAA
- a CDS encoding glycosyltransferase, giving the protein MNKEKIAFFIIDLYRGGGEKVVVDLSNDLVQRGFDVDLVLVKKRGPYLDLVDKNVEIVDLDVDRIIFSLPKLIRYLKQNKPKALLSISKHPHLISIWAKMISRVDTKIILRLGIPFSRGGSKANWRERILPILIKMFYPFADLIVGNSEFITNDFRSVVKVKDSKITTIYSPKPTEEILSKSLEKTGEDWLDNKDKPVIISVGRLTEQKGFTTLLEAFIKSQEKIDSRLIILGNGEDQEVLEKMAISSGVSDKFKIIGFQKNPYAFMAKSDIYVLPSRYEGMPNAMIEAMICGVPVIASDIPPAVEITRNGEFGINYPLDNVDTLAGEMVGMLGDKNKLEMFGKKAKERVKVFDHEVIMKRYIEVFTC; this is encoded by the coding sequence ATGAATAAAGAAAAAATAGCATTTTTTATAATTGACCTTTATAGAGGTGGCGGTGAAAAAGTAGTAGTAGATCTTTCCAATGATCTCGTACAAAGAGGATTTGATGTTGATTTAGTTTTGGTTAAAAAAAGAGGACCGTATTTAGATTTAGTTGATAAAAATGTTGAAATCGTTGATTTAGATGTAGATAGAATTATATTTTCTTTGCCTAAATTGATTAGATACTTGAAACAAAACAAACCAAAAGCACTTCTTTCTATATCGAAGCACCCACACCTTATTTCTATATGGGCAAAGATGATATCTAGAGTCGATACTAAGATAATACTAAGACTCGGCATACCTTTCTCAAGAGGTGGCAGCAAGGCCAACTGGAGAGAAAGGATTTTGCCTATTTTAATAAAGATGTTTTATCCGTTTGCAGATCTTATAGTAGGTAACTCAGAATTTATAACAAATGACTTTAGAAGTGTTGTAAAAGTCAAAGATTCTAAAATAACAACAATATACAGTCCAAAACCAACAGAAGAAATCTTGTCCAAAAGTTTAGAAAAAACAGGAGAAGATTGGCTGGATAACAAAGATAAACCAGTGATTATTTCTGTTGGAAGGCTTACTGAGCAAAAAGGTTTTACTACTCTACTAGAAGCGTTTATAAAGTCTCAAGAGAAAATAGACTCTAGACTCATAATATTGGGAAACGGGGAAGATCAAGAGGTTCTAGAGAAAATGGCAATCTCTTCCGGGGTTTCCGATAAGTTCAAAATAATAGGTTTCCAAAAAAACCCTTATGCATTTATGGCGAAATCGGATATTTACGTACTGCCTTCTAGATATGAGGGCATGCCAAATGCCATGATAGAAGCTATGATTTGCGGAGTTCCAGTTATCGCTTCTGATATACCGCCAGCAGTTGAAATAACCAGAAACGGAGAGTTCGGTATAAATTATCCTCTGGACAATGTAGATACTCTCGCAGGAGAGATGGTAGGCATGCTGGGAGACAAAAATAAACTAGAGATGTTTGGTAAAAAGGCAAAAGAAAGAGTGAAAGTATTTGACCACGAGGTTATAATGAAAAGATACATTGAAGTTTTTACATGTTAA
- a CDS encoding oligosaccharide flippase family protein: MKEKIKNMLQKTEKYTQTDMVYLTKNISWIGIGKVISSAASLVLVYVFGNFVSANDYGTYQYIISIAGLLATPTLSGMNTAITKAVAQGFDGTIKEGLRIKIKWGLLSAIGSIGAGAYYLIQGNQVLGLSFIGIAILLPFMDSFSIFASYVEGKKDFKKATWYGSIISIVRVATLISIILITKNIILITVSYFAITTLVRGLILFFILKKENLNDAIDQKAISYGKHLSFMKILSNGIVSLDNILLFQFLGATQLAVYSFAKAPITKISSMLTPISTLAYPKFAETSVENLKQTLPKKLFLFLFLMIAITIVYIIAAPFLFSIVLPEYMDSVIYSQIFAISLIFLPQKIAVSALTAHHQKRALYIINIINPIIRIVALIFLLPLFGIMGVIISFLLGLLFNGIASFYYFFKMKV, translated from the coding sequence ATGAAAGAAAAAATTAAAAACATGCTCCAGAAAACAGAAAAATACACCCAAACAGACATGGTTTATCTAACAAAAAATATAAGTTGGATTGGAATCGGTAAAGTTATTTCATCAGCGGCGTCGTTGGTTCTTGTGTATGTTTTTGGTAACTTTGTATCTGCAAATGACTACGGTACCTACCAATACATAATCTCAATTGCAGGACTTTTGGCAACTCCAACATTAAGTGGAATGAACACGGCAATAACCAAAGCGGTTGCCCAAGGTTTTGATGGAACAATTAAGGAAGGATTGCGGATAAAAATAAAATGGGGGCTTTTAAGCGCAATTGGAAGTATTGGTGCTGGAGCATATTATTTAATTCAAGGAAATCAAGTTCTGGGGCTATCTTTTATAGGGATAGCAATACTATTACCATTCATGGACTCTTTTTCAATTTTTGCTAGTTATGTTGAAGGTAAGAAAGATTTCAAAAAAGCAACCTGGTACGGGTCAATAATTTCCATTGTTCGAGTCGCGACCTTAATAAGTATTATATTAATAACAAAAAATATTATTCTTATAACGGTTAGTTATTTTGCAATTACGACTCTTGTGCGAGGACTTATTCTATTTTTTATCCTCAAAAAAGAAAATTTAAATGATGCCATAGACCAAAAAGCAATCAGTTATGGCAAACATTTAAGTTTTATGAAGATTCTATCAAACGGGATTGTATCGCTTGACAACATATTACTTTTTCAATTTCTTGGAGCAACACAACTAGCAGTCTACTCTTTTGCAAAAGCTCCTATAACAAAAATATCAAGTATGCTTACTCCGATATCTACATTGGCCTATCCTAAATTTGCAGAAACCTCTGTAGAAAATTTAAAACAAACACTTCCTAAGAAACTTTTTCTTTTTTTATTTTTAATGATCGCAATTACTATTGTCTACATTATCGCGGCTCCATTTCTATTTTCTATCGTACTACCTGAATATATGGACTCGGTAATTTATTCACAAATTTTTGCAATCTCCCTAATTTTTCTTCCTCAAAAAATTGCAGTTTCTGCTCTAACAGCACACCACCAAAAACGAGCCTTGTATATAATAAATATTATAAATCCTATCATAAGAATAGTTGCACTAATTTTTCTTCTCCCACTTTTTGGAATTATGGGAGTTATCATATCTTTTTTATTAGGCCTTCTTTTTAACGGAATTGCTTCTTTTTATTATTTCTTTAAAATGAAAGTTTAA
- a CDS encoding sugar transferase: MNYSRKSYILLGDAISLVVSFFVMIALGFPGLDKEEVINLHQGPFIIISILWLIVFFVFNLYDQKNLRPTPASIGYLGFATFLGTMLGAGLFYLFPSFGISPKVNLLIFSASSFFLIIIWRRIFFRIFEKSLVQKIAILGKNQRSQEMISELKNYSYLGKIVGEFETTEALANFCQKNKVDFIVIVEDIKEDIVKTLNDINLPVLRLKDAYEEIFSKTSIDLMTNEDAISILEKKDLGRNFLYRILEVLFSVLILTVTLPITVLFGIFIFLEDGAPVFYKQDRVGKGGKNFKVIKFRSMTKNAESAGAMWAEKKDPRVTKVGKVIRKLHVDEIPQMINIIKGDIALVGPRPERPEFVEKLKEEIPYYYIRHAIKPGFTGWAQIKYRYARSVLDSKEKFEYDLYYLKNKSFLLDLGIILKTIQIIFTH, from the coding sequence ATGAATTATTCGAGAAAGTCTTATATATTGCTGGGAGACGCAATTTCTCTAGTTGTGTCGTTTTTTGTGATGATAGCCCTAGGTTTCCCAGGATTAGACAAAGAAGAAGTTATAAATCTTCACCAAGGTCCGTTTATCATAATAAGCATACTTTGGCTTATCGTATTTTTCGTATTTAATCTATATGATCAAAAAAACCTACGTCCGACACCAGCATCTATAGGGTATCTTGGGTTTGCAACATTCCTCGGGACAATGCTCGGAGCGGGGTTATTCTATCTCTTCCCTTCTTTTGGAATATCTCCAAAGGTTAACCTTCTTATCTTTAGTGCTTCTTCTTTCTTTTTGATAATAATCTGGAGAAGAATATTTTTTAGAATATTTGAAAAAAGTTTGGTACAAAAAATAGCAATACTTGGAAAAAACCAGCGATCACAAGAAATGATTTCTGAACTAAAAAATTACTCATACCTAGGAAAGATTGTCGGTGAATTTGAGACCACAGAAGCTCTCGCAAACTTCTGTCAAAAAAACAAGGTTGATTTTATAGTTATCGTTGAAGATATAAAAGAAGATATAGTAAAAACATTAAACGATATAAACCTCCCAGTACTAAGGCTAAAAGATGCTTATGAAGAAATTTTTTCAAAAACTTCTATTGACCTTATGACAAACGAAGACGCTATATCTATTCTAGAAAAGAAAGATTTAGGAAGAAACTTTTTGTATAGAATTCTAGAGGTTTTGTTTTCAGTACTAATACTAACGGTCACACTACCTATAACAGTTTTGTTTGGAATATTTATTTTTCTAGAAGATGGTGCTCCTGTTTTCTACAAACAAGACCGTGTAGGTAAAGGTGGCAAAAACTTCAAGGTTATAAAGTTTCGATCTATGACAAAAAACGCTGAAAGCGCTGGTGCCATGTGGGCAGAGAAAAAAGATCCTAGAGTAACAAAAGTCGGCAAAGTTATAAGAAAACTCCACGTAGACGAAATCCCACAAATGATAAATATCATAAAGGGAGATATTGCTCTAGTAGGACCAAGACCAGAAAGGCCAGAATTTGTAGAAAAGCTAAAAGAAGAAATACCTTACTACTACATAAGACACGCTATAAAGCCTGGGTTTACAGGGTGGGCGCAGATCAAGTATCGCTACGCTAGAAGCGTCCTAGACTCAAAGGAGAAATTTGAATACGACCTATATTACCTCAAAAACAAAAGCTTCTTGTTAGATCTTGGAATTATATTAAAAACGATCCAAATAATATTTACTCACTAA
- a CDS encoding NAD-dependent epimerase/dehydratase family protein, protein MKNNNKKIVITGGAGFIGSNLAEKLVDLGYNVTIVDNLSQGKKERCPHHSNLIVEDIKNYNKLLEIFKDTDTVFHVAAIPRVPYSIEYPLETNEANITGTLNVLMAAKESGVRRVVYSASSSAYGEQKIMPLTEEMTPKPVHPYGIQKYVGELYCRVFSDIYNLETVCLRYFNVYGRHQNPDGPYAGVVVKFLKNRKLNLPLTIVGDGLQSRDFTHVSDVVNANILAMESANVGKGEVLNVGYGKNITVLELANMIGGELKYEPERKEAKHSLADISKIKKLIGWEPKVKIEDGLEDLKKSFGIKN, encoded by the coding sequence ATGAAAAATAATAATAAAAAAATTGTAATAACGGGCGGTGCTGGATTTATTGGTTCTAATCTTGCAGAAAAATTAGTAGATCTGGGATACAATGTGACTATAGTTGATAATCTAAGCCAGGGTAAAAAAGAAAGGTGTCCACATCATTCAAATTTAATAGTTGAAGATATAAAAAACTACAATAAATTACTAGAAATATTTAAAGACACAGACACAGTCTTTCACGTTGCCGCAATCCCACGAGTTCCATATTCTATAGAATATCCGCTTGAAACAAACGAAGCAAATATAACAGGAACTTTAAATGTTTTAATGGCTGCAAAAGAATCTGGTGTAAGGAGGGTTGTCTATTCAGCATCAAGTTCAGCATATGGTGAGCAAAAAATTATGCCACTAACAGAAGAAATGACGCCAAAACCCGTACATCCTTATGGTATACAAAAATACGTGGGAGAGTTATATTGTCGGGTATTTTCTGATATTTACAATTTAGAAACTGTTTGTTTGAGGTATTTCAACGTATACGGACGACACCAAAACCCCGATGGCCCTTATGCCGGCGTAGTTGTTAAATTTTTAAAAAATAGAAAACTAAACCTTCCATTAACTATAGTTGGGGATGGATTACAAAGCAGGGACTTTACACATGTATCAGATGTGGTTAATGCTAATATTCTAGCAATGGAAAGTGCCAACGTTGGAAAAGGTGAAGTTTTAAATGTGGGATATGGAAAAAATATAACTGTATTAGAATTAGCAAATATGATAGGTGGTGAATTAAAATATGAACCAGAAAGAAAAGAGGCGAAGCATAGTCTGGCTGATATATCAAAAATAAAAAAACTAATTGGATGGGAGCCAAAAGTAAAAATAGAAGACGGATTAGAAGATTTAAAAAAATCTTTTGGTATAAAAAATTAA
- a CDS encoding class I SAM-dependent methyltransferase yields MRTSTPTIIKYLKELPEHSKVLDAGCGKGRDLKFIKKECPHINFYAVDFENHNLPKDIVFKEGDVKDIPNIFLEEKFDVIISQHVLEHILYPVDIVRGFKTVLKKEGRIFIESPNWTRLFVPFHNVFFWNDPSHIRPFTKSSYKNLCSESGLEAIKIFTKSSSGFSGSFRTLLKSNNPFVFIKRFIGFFINPILFDTIILIAKHK; encoded by the coding sequence ATGAGAACAAGTACCCCCACAATTATCAAATATTTGAAAGAACTCCCAGAGCATTCAAAAGTTCTTGATGCGGGTTGTGGAAAGGGGAGAGATTTAAAATTTATAAAAAAGGAGTGTCCTCATATCAATTTTTATGCAGTAGATTTTGAAAATCATAACTTGCCTAAAGATATCGTATTTAAAGAAGGAGATGTAAAGGATATACCAAATATTTTTTTAGAAGAAAAATTTGATGTAATTATATCCCAACATGTTTTGGAGCATATTTTGTATCCAGTAGATATAGTAAGGGGTTTTAAAACGGTTTTAAAAAAAGAGGGGAGAATATTTATTGAATCTCCAAACTGGACTAGGCTTTTTGTGCCTTTTCATAATGTGTTTTTTTGGAACGATCCAAGTCACATAAGACCATTTACAAAATCATCTTATAAAAATTTGTGTTCTGAGTCCGGACTTGAGGCAATAAAGATTTTTACAAAATCTTCTTCTGGTTTCTCAGGTTCTTTTAGAACTTTACTCAAGTCAAATAATCCATTTGTTTTTATAAAGCGTTTTATTGGTTTTTTTATAAATCCAATTTTGTTCGATACTATTATTTTGATTGCAAAGCATAAATAG
- a CDS encoding efflux RND transporter periplasmic adaptor subunit, which produces MIQKLNINFLKNFWSSLSPRNRKIFYFGAAILLVIVFSVIGKKQSFEEVSVSQRVISDFIQATGEVTSEVDLDLAFQVGGYVDEIRKPLGSVVKEGDIIATLELLEENATLTKARGALLKAEAEYEQALSITSGEDIAKLELELENEKARQDILVDNAYRTLLSSDLEAVPTSSLSTNTPPTITGVFTGGIEGDYKVYISLKTSSPTNGSFHYTGLEKDLEEVSIVAGKALPLGTYGLYIEFPDDFSYGESDTDWVISIPNKKSSSYTTNYNAYILAQNTREQTISELEADLEIKKQETSNGDTKIAYANLVSAQGDYQSALASYEKGVIRAPVPGKVTRVSIKPGELVQSFESVVSLLDEENLYIEAKINESSVSHIREGQGVVISLDALPGDSFEGHVVSVDSSPTPENNVVNYVVKIFVDSEDINIKPGMTATLSINIDTEDGVLSIPRDSVYYDGTTSYVYVDNGKKTRDIKLGSLGDETYVEVIEGLSIGEKVYRIKD; this is translated from the coding sequence ATGATTCAGAAGCTAAATATCAACTTTTTGAAGAATTTTTGGTCCTCGCTTTCCCCGAGAAATAGGAAGATTTTTTATTTTGGCGCAGCGATATTACTCGTAATTGTTTTTTCTGTTATTGGCAAGAAACAAAGCTTCGAAGAGGTCTCTGTATCACAGAGAGTTATATCTGACTTTATACAAGCGACAGGAGAAGTTACGAGTGAGGTTGATCTAGATCTTGCGTTTCAAGTCGGCGGTTATGTAGATGAGATCAGAAAACCACTTGGATCAGTTGTAAAAGAAGGCGACATAATCGCAACACTAGAACTTCTAGAAGAGAACGCAACTCTTACAAAAGCTAGAGGTGCACTACTCAAAGCAGAAGCAGAATACGAACAAGCGCTAAGCATAACAAGCGGAGAAGACATCGCAAAGCTAGAACTAGAACTTGAAAACGAGAAGGCAAGACAAGACATACTAGTAGATAACGCATATAGAACCCTGCTTTCTTCTGATCTTGAAGCGGTTCCAACTTCTTCACTTTCTACCAACACACCGCCAACAATAACAGGAGTATTTACTGGTGGGATAGAAGGTGACTACAAAGTATATATAAGTTTGAAAACATCTTCTCCAACAAATGGATCTTTTCACTACACAGGGTTAGAGAAAGATTTAGAAGAAGTTAGTATAGTTGCTGGTAAGGCGCTACCTCTTGGAACATATGGACTATATATAGAATTTCCAGATGACTTTTCTTATGGAGAAAGTGATACAGACTGGGTGATATCTATTCCAAACAAAAAAAGCTCTTCTTATACAACAAACTACAATGCATACATACTCGCACAAAATACAAGAGAGCAAACAATCTCAGAACTTGAGGCTGATCTAGAAATAAAGAAACAAGAAACTTCAAATGGCGATACAAAAATAGCTTATGCAAACCTAGTTTCTGCACAAGGAGATTATCAGTCAGCACTCGCTAGTTATGAAAAAGGAGTCATAAGAGCTCCAGTTCCAGGAAAAGTTACTAGAGTTTCTATCAAGCCAGGTGAGTTGGTGCAGTCTTTTGAATCTGTAGTTTCACTTCTAGACGAAGAGAATCTATATATAGAAGCAAAGATAAACGAATCTAGTGTTTCTCATATAAGAGAAGGGCAGGGTGTGGTTATTTCTCTCGATGCACTTCCAGGAGATTCTTTCGAAGGACATGTGGTGTCTGTCGACTCTTCTCCTACACCAGAAAACAATGTGGTGAACTATGTTGTAAAGATTTTTGTTGACTCTGAAGATATAAATATAAAACCTGGTATGACAGCAACGCTATCGATCAACATCGACACAGAAGATGGCGTACTTTCTATACCAAGAGACTCTGTTTACTATGATGGTACTACTTCATATGTTTATGTAGACAATGGTAAGAAAACAAGGGACATAAAACTCGGCTCTTTGGGAGATGAAACATATGTAGAAGTAATAGAGGGTCTATCGATAGGAGAAAAAGTTTATAGGATTAAAGATTAG
- a CDS encoding DUF616 domain-containing protein: MLKKVIYTAIFGDKDVLHEPEFLPEGFDFVCFTDNKDLESKVWDIRVVEPLFKDPVRNARYYKIMAHKVLPEYEISVWVDGNMVVTGDVNIWIEKYLKKYFFVTFDHSKQKKRWLGLFWITDKKFARNCIYKEAEDILKKNAEGFYMDDPDVVINQVSRYRNEGYPKNNGLAVTMILLRRHNNEQVINLMESWWQELSVGSRRDQLSLNYVVWKNSFPLKYVKGDPRYNKFFKKNRHKIKSNFRQN, translated from the coding sequence ATGTTAAAAAAAGTTATATATACAGCAATATTTGGAGACAAAGATGTCTTGCATGAGCCGGAGTTTCTTCCGGAAGGTTTTGACTTTGTCTGTTTTACTGACAATAAAGATCTTGAGTCAAAAGTTTGGGATATTCGTGTTGTGGAACCTTTATTTAAAGATCCTGTTCGAAACGCTCGATATTACAAAATTATGGCACACAAGGTTTTGCCAGAATATGAAATCAGTGTTTGGGTAGATGGAAACATGGTTGTTACCGGAGATGTAAATATTTGGATTGAAAAGTATTTGAAAAAATATTTTTTTGTTACCTTTGATCATTCAAAACAAAAAAAGCGTTGGCTAGGTCTTTTTTGGATTACAGATAAAAAATTTGCGCGTAATTGTATCTATAAAGAGGCGGAAGACATTCTAAAAAAGAACGCAGAAGGGTTTTATATGGATGATCCTGATGTGGTTATTAATCAAGTGAGTAGATATAGAAATGAAGGATATCCTAAAAATAACGGACTTGCTGTCACTATGATTTTATTAAGAAGGCATAATAATGAACAAGTGATAAATTTGATGGAATCTTGGTGGCAAGAATTGTCAGTAGGGAGTCGAAGAGATCAGCTTTCCTTAAATTATGTTGTTTGGAAAAATAGTTTTCCTCTTAAATATGTAAAAGGTGATCCTCGGTACAATAAATTTTTTAAAAAAAATCGACATAAAATAAAGTCAAATTTTCGACAGAATTAA
- a CDS encoding GIY-YIG nuclease family protein, translating to MDHVRNNRKFYYTYVLRSEKSGKLYIGYTSDLRKRLKQHNDGVSTYTKNRGPFEIIYYEACLTEDDARSRELYLKSGRGRRYIKSRLKRFLFRT from the coding sequence ATGGATCACGTACGAAATAATCGTAAGTTCTATTATACTTATGTGCTTCGTAGTGAAAAAAGTGGCAAGCTTTACATAGGATATACTTCTGATTTACGGAAACGTTTGAAACAGCACAATGATGGAGTTTCTACTTATACAAAAAATCGTGGTCCGTTTGAAATTATTTATTATGAAGCATGTCTTACAGAAGATGATGCTAGGTCGAGAGAATTATACCTTAAATCAGGTAGGGGGCGGAGATATATAAAATCTCGTTTAAAACGTTTCCTATTTCGTACGTGA
- a CDS encoding 50S ribosomal protein L10, translating to MALTKERKTKLFDSLGDVVSDSKSIVFVGFNNLDAGRTSELRSTLRSKGISYKVAKKRILKKALEKGSFSGTMPEMGGEMAIVYKLGDNGEGGLLDPSKEVFEFVKKWKDNMSILGGVYDGVYKPKDEMMAVAQIPGRDTLYAQIANLFASPITRLAISLNEVAKTK from the coding sequence ATGGCTTTAACAAAAGAAAGAAAAACAAAATTGTTTGATAGTCTCGGAGACGTAGTGAGCGATTCTAAGTCTATAGTTTTTGTTGGCTTCAATAACCTTGATGCTGGAAGAACTAGTGAACTAAGAAGCACACTAAGATCAAAGGGTATATCTTACAAAGTTGCTAAGAAAAGGATCCTAAAGAAAGCTCTCGAAAAAGGTTCATTCTCTGGTACTATGCCAGAAATGGGTGGAGAGATGGCGATCGTTTATAAACTTGGTGACAATGGAGAAGGCGGACTCCTAGATCCTTCAAAAGAAGTATTTGAATTCGTCAAAAAGTGGAAAGACAATATGTCTATCCTAGGAGGAGTGTACGATGGTGTTTACAAACCAAAGGATGAAATGATGGCTGTTGCCCAAATTCCTGGAAGAGACACTCTATACGCACAGATTGCAAACTTGTTTGCATCACCTATTACAAGACTCGCTATTTCTCTAAACGAGGTAGCAAAAACTAAGTAA
- a CDS encoding 2OG-Fe(II) oxygenase — protein sequence MACEDATKFPAEIRETLKEFNSSEFINFLEKLTGIEGIIPDPHYRGGGMHQIKKGGFLKVHVDFNWYPRLHIERRINVLLYLNDNWKEEYGGHFELWNKDMTKAEVKVLPIFNRLAIFSTSEDSFHGHPDPINCPEDMTRKSLALYYYTSPAKDIEARAEAHSTIFKERPGEELKNEQKSFFERVLNKVKNKIK from the coding sequence ATGGCATGTGAAGATGCTACTAAGTTTCCCGCGGAAATAAGAGAGACATTGAAAGAATTTAATTCTAGTGAGTTCATCAATTTTCTAGAAAAACTTACAGGTATAGAAGGTATAATTCCAGATCCTCACTACAGAGGTGGTGGTATGCACCAGATAAAAAAGGGTGGATTTCTAAAGGTCCATGTTGACTTCAATTGGTACCCAAGACTTCATATAGAAAGAAGAATAAATGTTCTTTTGTATTTAAATGATAACTGGAAAGAAGAATATGGCGGACACTTTGAACTGTGGAACAAAGATATGACAAAGGCTGAGGTAAAGGTACTGCCTATTTTTAATAGGCTTGCTATTTTTTCCACATCTGAAGATAGTTTTCATGGTCACCCAGATCCAATAAATTGTCCGGAAGACATGACTAGAAAGTCTCTTGCACTTTATTACTATACGTCTCCGGCAAAAGACATAGAAGCTAGGGCAGAGGCCCACTCTACTATCTTCAAAGAAAGACCTGGTGAGGAATTAAAAAACGAACAAAAAAGTTTTTTTGAAAGAGTTCTAAATAAGGTAAAAAATAAAATAAAATAA